One window of the Chryseobacterium sp. CY350 genome contains the following:
- the tssO gene encoding type VI secretion system TssO codes for MQGQITLSKKEKRFQFLYLILMLLAAMIFLGIIFLNKFESPFDSSDVVSLKRLEQKAQFDLEQKKIQSVVDSTFTKISHLDTENPDAMTVHDIEKNTDFISSTNKRFSTPDERVEGYPLIADFYDMYMDDKNMITYMTEDVKRLEATVKDCEMGYKQNEQRLFDRANALRSK; via the coding sequence ATGCAGGGACAAATTACCTTATCAAAAAAAGAAAAGAGATTCCAGTTTTTATATCTTATTCTGATGCTTTTGGCGGCAATGATATTTTTAGGAATAATCTTTCTGAATAAATTTGAATCGCCATTCGATTCTTCAGATGTTGTAAGCTTAAAGCGTCTTGAGCAGAAAGCTCAGTTTGATCTTGAGCAGAAAAAAATACAGTCTGTGGTAGACAGCACTTTTACAAAAATTTCTCATCTGGATACAGAAAATCCTGATGCGATGACCGTTCACGATATCGAGAAAAACACAGATTTTATAAGCTCTACCAACAAAAGATTCAGTACTCCCGACGAAAGAGTTGAAGGCTATCCTTTAATTGCAGATTTTTACGATATGTACATGGATGACAAAAATATGATCACTTACATGACTGAAGATGTAAAAAGACTTGAGGCAACGGTAAAAGATTGCGAAATGGGCTATAAACAAAACGAACAACGTCTTTTTGACCGGGCAAACGCATTAAGATCAAAATAA
- a CDS encoding PKD domain-containing protein: MNYFQKNRKNIIIGVVATLLVAALIALWLQKKVIHSSDDIVGSVYPMSLTVGDTLHFYDKTPFAKQRKWNFADGNTSDKVKGFHFFNKPGYYSVTLIIDDKYTKTYPIVVSSRRTVTKDSVKMPTTIDAPNQAMQFENVSFRALSDGTLFTWKFGENAGIDSKDKLATYSYKKPGDYVVTLYTDVDREPILHRIRIVAEYNEVEEEVAVDDFYEKRDNDFKYHLQQIANGNSFNMHYNYLLNTYLCNNENSIVQVSDSKVNNFYLYCAGLQFDKNNVIQTVKLNYDDAQNCVTKVDINQSK, encoded by the coding sequence ATGAACTATTTTCAGAAAAACAGAAAAAACATCATCATCGGTGTCGTCGCTACTTTGCTGGTTGCTGCCCTCATTGCATTGTGGCTTCAGAAAAAGGTAATTCATTCATCAGATGATATCGTAGGATCGGTATACCCAATGTCCCTCACGGTAGGTGATACGCTTCACTTTTACGATAAAACACCTTTTGCAAAACAGAGAAAATGGAATTTTGCAGACGGCAATACATCTGATAAAGTAAAGGGATTTCACTTTTTCAACAAGCCCGGCTACTACAGCGTTACTTTAATTATTGATGATAAATACACAAAAACTTATCCTATTGTAGTTTCATCAAGACGTACTGTCACAAAGGATAGTGTGAAAATGCCGACTACCATTGATGCGCCAAATCAAGCGATGCAGTTTGAGAATGTAAGTTTCCGGGCGCTTTCTGACGGAACACTTTTTACATGGAAATTCGGAGAAAATGCGGGCATCGATTCTAAAGATAAACTTGCAACATATTCCTATAAAAAGCCGGGAGATTACGTTGTGACACTATATACAGATGTTGATAGGGAACCCATCCTACACAGAATAAGAATTGTGGCAGAATATAATGAGGTCGAAGAGGAAGTCGCTGTGGATGATTTTTATGAGAAGCGAGACAATGATTTTAAATATCATCTTCAGCAGATCGCAAATGGTAACAGCTTCAATATGCATTACAACTACTTGCTGAATACGTACTTATGTAATAACGAAAACTCTATCGTACAGGTAAGTGACAGTAAAGTCAATAACTTCTATCTGTATTGCGCAGGTTTACAGTTTGATAAAAACAATGTGATTCAGACTGTCAAATTAAATTATGACGACGCGCAAAACTGCGTAACCAAAGTAGATATCAACCAAAGTAAATAA
- the tssR gene encoding type VI secretion system protein TssR domain-containing protein: MKNKFPLAAYYIGFSVLLTACQVKLPSKKTPEPKQYGSIDHATVIDGFPKKSVPWIAISDRSRNTAYLDKDDEKSYKEVKFLEPLMVLKHRDGMVKVAEYIPDALMKKVSPKSVKTYGWIPESDLLLWNSSLKSEKTGYPVKVAVVPSHPEVIRSAERYYKNDSIMVFNSPSLIENANVKIPNGQMVYVYKQAENNKRFLVGKKPSIDMDSISTGLYGWVSSDVISAWGERSAMKMKNTTGIKETSLGIHEGSPGGTDAEKRIAVLLTDVDKRTPLENIYPVNLNLNEEAKPDTKTKYFTNVLDYSKNFVYNVLGEQIYFDRYREITDRNKKANIVFVLDVSASNTPYTPIVKSLLQDLQLRFEKPSYFNSIKYGVVLYKNNPCGENVVPSVLSKDYSKITSFIDEKINEMNCQSTGGNQPVNEGLIAAGNMLSELPDETNIVITIGTSANSGNMYGVINSLTQAQAKLIMFQTSARSSDTYNDFVLMAENIVTNTAKNVAELKKQRIIDQNNVLTKNNFNLIEGESGFYSLDYPKQSMAPGFVIFPKKGDITAPGFLKKSVDSLIAQVTLDNEMIDKSLNEYFHSSVGAGKTDVDFKYKYLYPGLTNPVPAGIAAQLINYGNPFLVKGYIPKELKDFKPGMEKGILISEKEYDQLKAFYTEVYANTGAGRTDFKQARALREYVKLLKKYNSTLKFLDKGELYEQPMSYAVGISTGFDNSDEEKMSKYKLKGWKKSKIITNEESRTYFKYYKELADRMLTHRKNPAVKIEQNGQEFYWLNEYFMPTMLPVEEPEYTQH; the protein is encoded by the coding sequence ATGAAAAATAAATTTCCTCTCGCTGCATATTATATAGGTTTTTCGGTACTTCTTACGGCGTGCCAGGTAAAACTGCCTTCCAAAAAAACGCCTGAACCCAAGCAGTACGGTTCAATAGATCACGCTACCGTTATTGATGGTTTTCCTAAAAAATCAGTACCGTGGATTGCCATTTCAGACCGCTCCAGAAATACCGCTTACCTTGATAAAGATGACGAAAAATCTTACAAAGAAGTGAAATTTTTAGAACCGTTAATGGTTTTAAAACACAGAGACGGAATGGTAAAGGTTGCAGAATATATTCCGGATGCTTTAATGAAAAAAGTGTCTCCGAAATCTGTAAAAACTTATGGCTGGATTCCCGAGTCTGATCTTCTTTTATGGAATAGTTCTTTAAAGAGCGAAAAAACCGGTTATCCTGTGAAAGTAGCAGTAGTGCCTAGTCATCCTGAAGTCATCCGAAGTGCTGAGAGATATTACAAGAATGATTCGATCATGGTATTTAATTCTCCCAGCCTCATAGAAAATGCCAATGTTAAAATTCCTAACGGGCAGATGGTTTATGTTTACAAACAGGCGGAAAATAATAAAAGGTTTCTCGTAGGGAAAAAACCTTCTATTGATATGGACAGCATCAGCACAGGACTTTACGGCTGGGTAAGTTCGGATGTTATTTCAGCTTGGGGAGAGCGTTCTGCTATGAAAATGAAGAATACGACCGGGATCAAAGAGACATCTTTAGGAATTCACGAAGGTTCTCCCGGAGGAACCGATGCAGAAAAGAGAATAGCCGTTTTGTTGACAGATGTTGATAAAAGAACGCCGCTGGAAAATATATATCCGGTTAATTTAAATTTAAATGAAGAAGCAAAACCTGATACAAAAACAAAATATTTTACGAATGTTTTAGATTACAGTAAAAACTTCGTTTACAATGTTTTAGGTGAACAAATTTATTTCGACAGATACAGAGAAATTACAGATCGCAATAAAAAAGCAAATATCGTTTTTGTGCTGGATGTAAGTGCTTCAAACACGCCTTATACGCCAATTGTAAAATCGCTTTTGCAGGATCTTCAGTTGAGATTTGAAAAACCATCTTATTTTAATTCAATTAAATACGGTGTTGTTTTATATAAAAATAATCCTTGTGGTGAAAATGTAGTTCCGTCTGTTTTAAGTAAAGATTACAGTAAAATCACTTCATTTATTGATGAAAAAATCAACGAAATGAATTGCCAGAGTACCGGTGGAAATCAACCTGTAAATGAAGGTTTGATTGCTGCCGGAAATATGCTTTCTGAACTTCCTGATGAAACCAATATCGTAATCACGATTGGTACTTCTGCCAATAGCGGTAATATGTATGGTGTCATTAATTCTCTTACACAGGCGCAGGCAAAACTGATCATGTTTCAGACGAGTGCCAGATCTTCAGATACTTACAATGATTTTGTACTGATGGCGGAGAATATTGTGACCAATACAGCAAAAAACGTTGCTGAGCTTAAAAAACAGAGAATAATAGATCAAAATAACGTTCTTACAAAAAATAATTTTAATCTGATAGAAGGAGAATCTGGTTTCTATTCCCTAGATTATCCTAAGCAGAGCATGGCTCCCGGATTTGTTATTTTTCCGAAAAAAGGTGATATCACAGCTCCGGGTTTTCTGAAAAAGTCGGTTGACAGTTTGATTGCTCAGGTAACGTTGGATAACGAGATGATTGACAAGTCGTTAAATGAATATTTTCATTCTTCTGTAGGTGCCGGAAAAACAGATGTAGATTTTAAGTATAAATATTTGTATCCGGGTCTTACCAATCCTGTTCCTGCCGGCATAGCAGCACAGCTTATCAATTATGGAAATCCTTTTTTGGTGAAAGGTTATATTCCTAAAGAGCTGAAAGATTTTAAACCGGGAATGGAGAAAGGTATATTAATATCTGAAAAAGAGTATGATCAGCTTAAGGCTTTCTACACCGAAGTTTATGCAAATACAGGTGCAGGAAGAACAGATTTTAAACAGGCAAGAGCTTTGCGGGAATATGTGAAACTTCTAAAGAAATATAATTCTACCTTAAAATTTTTAGACAAAGGTGAATTGTATGAGCAGCCAATGTCTTATGCGGTGGGTATAAGTACAGGTTTTGATAACTCTGATGAAGAGAAAATGTCTAAATACAAGCTTAAAGGCTGGAAAAAATCTAAAATAATTACCAATGAAGAATCCAGAACTTACTTCAAATATTACAAAGAATTAGCAGACAGAATGCTGACACACAGAAAAAATCCTGCCGTAAAAATTGAGCAGAACGGGCAGGAATTCTATTGGCTGAATGAATATTTTATGCCAACAATGCTTCCTGTAGAAGAACCGGAATATACTCAACATTAA
- a CDS encoding DUF4280 domain-containing protein produces MSEQSSSHDGKHFVVQKGKCQCDQGDQFPQHKVTAHQKHYWNDAAGSADYLAVTEDDLQFNPSGPSFGKCKLKPSSGGNLPCSYAPAGKWQKTYDKVMVMGKKVVTEVSELQCTVGGKITIKDHGQRGEMSKQNVKKADEKVIRHANPLVDVKEFKETAFESELDAY; encoded by the coding sequence ATGTCAGAGCAATCGTCATCTCATGACGGCAAACACTTTGTCGTTCAAAAAGGGAAATGCCAGTGCGATCAGGGCGACCAGTTTCCACAGCATAAAGTTACCGCGCATCAAAAACATTATTGGAATGATGCAGCGGGCAGCGCAGATTATCTTGCCGTAACGGAAGATGATTTACAATTTAATCCATCAGGACCGAGTTTCGGAAAATGTAAGCTAAAACCTTCATCTGGAGGCAATCTTCCGTGTTCATATGCGCCGGCGGGCAAATGGCAGAAGACGTATGACAAAGTAATGGTGATGGGCAAAAAAGTCGTTACGGAAGTTTCCGAACTTCAATGTACAGTTGGTGGCAAAATCACTATTAAAGATCACGGGCAACGAGGTGAAATGAGTAAACAGAACGTGAAAAAAGCTGACGAAAAAGTTATCAGACATGCAAATCCTCTTGTGGATGTAAAAGAGTTTAAAGAAACTGCTTTTGAGAGTGAATTAGACGCTTATTAA
- a CDS encoding peptidoglycan DD-metalloendopeptidase family protein, producing MSKRGVSKIAGNPSPKIGEATTYTVTDWYSSTPQAQRNIAAVTWELFKKRSDGRFTSTNIKKTGLGTFTFGEVAQRNTYRLEAYLFEPEGNGPTTIDINPQPAVIPRINKVDLNYVDDTPGSVFSFTEKMRARAHCVNLNGKKLKFSLWEDDAAGSGHSAGNLLIETKEAVVNTSGVATAEFMLTRALMQKAMQGETDPKKLEFYVTVEYFENRKHATDNVHVNNPLNSPPPRPQSRPQTNATPNSPQQPANNTPPRAAGSPAAQKPQSQKEEKGIVESVTEWWNNLELWDWGESSGTIEPTQPPTQQPADGRTVSVVQDSNVEDLLDAYFAKKVYTKLTGEAAGTVDYTVGSNGNKTSTDAEKEKIAKIILAKPAIKALADKKEYTTLEAIKQALTKEVYNKNEKVTIQTFKLGAEFKKVTSAPLEDKLYLVARTSGLNGKQATIIIKEKDGQLKGAAGAVLPVLEITEAQMEQATPAGGEVQGTEKTQFTATIENGIAKVPIHLRPKSDDELKQWKEKLKKGKKDGEYSYSFAGATAIADENGKKNIAKAILINAKEGKRGNPKIEEGKSAYLEDIEKALEIKTYNPGDKITFSLYKKDPELLYLNAKAQGQKQHDKDFLKADGAYFTVGKNCECEQRIRAFMRMLRIGEGTEGEKGYTTQYSGTQFSDMSTHPENVITAGAYSSSAAGAYQIMRYTWWWLNGEKLTNDNKKAGVYEEAHDYVKKYSIPDFTAESQDKLCIVILKHKRAGSLELITKNQIKESLEQYGSYEWASLPPGRYGQPAQTMDVALAKYEKFLTEELAGTSDLHLKKGFLKEFGIPCNCGNEGGSSDWHHPLDRMELRGWYGSGFYPDSSDHGNAPIRHSGSHDGLDLYAPIGTQVYACVSGVVHEVYESTTYGNTINIKGDYKGTTYYFFYAHLSEVNVSAGDPIDAGNPIGKTGKTGNASSQEAKMNHLHFEVRTTGNRTGGRVDPLTTISELTTGVNTNPDQTTQI from the coding sequence ATGTCAAAAAGAGGAGTTTCAAAAATAGCAGGAAATCCTTCTCCCAAAATTGGAGAAGCAACCACTTATACCGTTACAGATTGGTATTCATCGACCCCACAAGCACAACGAAATATCGCAGCTGTTACCTGGGAACTGTTCAAAAAACGTTCCGACGGAAGATTTACATCGACTAATATTAAAAAAACAGGCTTGGGAACTTTTACTTTCGGAGAAGTTGCTCAGAGAAATACTTATCGTTTAGAAGCTTATTTATTTGAGCCGGAAGGTAACGGACCTACTACAATAGATATTAACCCTCAACCTGCCGTGATCCCAAGAATCAATAAAGTAGATCTGAATTATGTAGATGATACGCCAGGATCTGTTTTTAGTTTCACAGAAAAGATGAGAGCCAGGGCTCATTGTGTTAATCTAAATGGTAAAAAGCTGAAATTCAGCTTGTGGGAAGATGATGCAGCAGGCTCGGGGCACAGTGCAGGCAACCTTTTGATAGAAACCAAAGAAGCAGTAGTAAATACAAGTGGTGTGGCAACTGCGGAGTTTATGCTGACCAGAGCATTGATGCAGAAAGCCATGCAAGGTGAGACTGATCCTAAAAAACTTGAATTTTATGTTACTGTAGAGTATTTTGAAAACCGCAAGCATGCAACAGATAATGTGCATGTCAATAATCCATTAAATAGTCCGCCGCCAAGACCACAAAGTCGTCCTCAGACGAACGCAACTCCAAATTCCCCGCAACAGCCTGCAAATAATACACCTCCGAGAGCCGCCGGATCTCCCGCAGCACAAAAACCGCAATCGCAAAAAGAGGAAAAAGGTATTGTAGAATCTGTTACAGAATGGTGGAATAATCTCGAGCTTTGGGATTGGGGCGAATCTTCAGGAACGATAGAGCCTACACAGCCGCCAACTCAGCAACCTGCTGACGGAAGAACTGTGAGTGTTGTACAAGATTCAAATGTTGAAGATCTTCTGGATGCTTATTTTGCCAAAAAGGTCTACACAAAACTTACGGGAGAAGCTGCAGGAACTGTGGATTATACCGTTGGAAGTAACGGAAACAAAACTTCTACTGATGCAGAAAAAGAAAAAATTGCTAAAATTATCCTTGCAAAACCTGCAATCAAAGCTTTAGCAGATAAAAAAGAATATACCACGCTTGAAGCCATCAAGCAAGCTCTCACAAAAGAGGTCTACAATAAAAACGAAAAGGTAACGATTCAGACTTTTAAGCTTGGAGCAGAATTTAAAAAAGTGACAAGCGCACCGCTGGAAGATAAACTTTATCTTGTAGCACGAACGTCAGGTCTTAACGGTAAGCAGGCGACAATTATCATTAAAGAAAAAGACGGACAATTAAAGGGTGCCGCCGGAGCTGTTTTACCGGTTCTCGAAATTACCGAGGCTCAGATGGAACAGGCCACACCTGCAGGAGGCGAAGTTCAGGGGACAGAAAAAACACAGTTTACTGCGACGATAGAAAATGGGATTGCAAAAGTTCCTATTCATCTGAGACCGAAATCTGATGATGAACTGAAACAGTGGAAAGAAAAACTCAAAAAAGGAAAAAAAGACGGTGAATATTCTTATAGTTTTGCAGGCGCGACAGCAATTGCTGATGAAAACGGAAAGAAAAATATAGCAAAAGCAATTCTTATCAATGCTAAAGAAGGTAAAAGAGGGAACCCTAAAATCGAAGAAGGTAAATCTGCCTATTTGGAAGATATCGAAAAAGCTTTAGAAATAAAAACATACAATCCGGGCGATAAAATCACTTTTTCGCTGTATAAAAAAGATCCGGAATTGCTATATTTAAATGCAAAAGCACAAGGCCAAAAACAACATGATAAAGACTTCCTGAAAGCAGACGGAGCGTATTTCACCGTTGGAAAAAATTGCGAATGCGAGCAGAGAATAAGAGCTTTTATGAGAATGTTGAGAATAGGCGAAGGTACAGAAGGCGAAAAAGGTTACACTACACAATACAGCGGAACCCAATTTTCCGATATGTCTACACATCCGGAAAATGTGATTACTGCAGGAGCTTATTCGTCTTCGGCAGCCGGAGCTTATCAGATTATGAGATACACATGGTGGTGGCTGAATGGTGAAAAACTTACGAACGATAATAAAAAAGCAGGCGTTTATGAGGAAGCGCACGATTATGTAAAAAAATATTCCATTCCAGATTTTACAGCAGAGTCTCAGGATAAACTGTGCATTGTGATTTTAAAACATAAGAGAGCCGGTAGTTTAGAATTAATTACAAAAAATCAAATTAAAGAATCTCTGGAGCAGTACGGCAGTTATGAATGGGCAAGTTTACCACCTGGAAGATACGGCCAGCCAGCTCAGACAATGGATGTTGCTTTGGCTAAATATGAAAAGTTTTTAACTGAAGAGCTTGCCGGTACGAGCGATCTTCATCTGAAGAAAGGGTTTTTGAAAGAATTTGGAATACCCTGCAATTGCGGCAACGAAGGCGGAAGTTCAGATTGGCATCATCCGTTAGACAGAATGGAGCTTCGAGGCTGGTATGGCAGCGGTTTTTATCCGGATTCTAGTGATCACGGTAACGCACCGATCAGACATAGCGGTAGCCACGACGGGTTAGATCTTTACGCACCAATAGGAACTCAGGTTTATGCCTGTGTATCCGGAGTTGTTCATGAGGTGTATGAATCTACAACTTATGGAAACACAATCAACATTAAAGGAGATTATAAAGGAACGACGTATTACTTTTTCTATGCCCATTTATCAGAAGTGAATGTGAGTGCTGGAGATCCCATAGATGCCGGAAATCCTATTGGCAAGACCGGAAAAACAGGAAATGCGTCGAGTCAGGAAGCAAAAATGAATCACCTCCACTTCGAGGTACGAACGACGGGAAACAGAACTGGCGGAAGGGTAGATCCTCTCACAACCATTTCCGAATTGACGACAGGTGTAAACACAAATCCTGATCAGACCACTCAAATATAA
- a CDS encoding ATP-dependent Clp protease ATP-binding subunit has translation MGVLVTNETVKQLFHIAQSIARENYNATYDGPHILQALMHKDIGLNEFLKNIDKDPGYFYEWADVRIEDYPKTTHLPSEVGEGEFVDQILEEADDIRLKLGLDEITPICILTAIVKPQVAFTLQQLKSLPLREHEIFNLYRKDTPYNSSENSEISSLFSNGADYSDNSFPSIKSYCIDRTAQAKQGTLENIIGRDKELRMLVEILCRRTKPNVIIIGEPGVGKTALVEGFATEIIKGNVPEMLKNATLLELDTGALLAGTSYKGEIEDRLKKVINECKKIEKAILFIDEIHALLDPKGSIGNIGNILKPELARGEITVIGATTQEEYRKIIEPEQAFNRRFEVLTVNEPDEQTCVKMINVLLDGYKKHHAIEVDKSALPECVRLAKRYAKGKKLPDAAIDLLDRTMAAIKMLDELSEKELQDWKENYENILKEEFLDDKDKADELIWNYNLLRDKISPILWGSLREQPQIDNSMPIEHLQKVIKDTFTELIEHASIKREKVGKLELAAVMAAKTNIPIGKLQAQEKEKLLNMESLLLNRVVGQDHALKVLSDAIVENRSGLNKPGQPIGSFFLLGPTGTGKTELAKSMAELLFNDEKAMVRFDMSEFKEEHSAALLYGAPPGYVGYEEGGMLVNKIRQQPYTVVLFDEIEKAHHSVFDVFLQIMDEGKVHDKLGKEGDFSNALILFTSNIGSEEIVKQFEEGNIPESSSLMQIMSNSGRFRPEFLARITEIIPFAPITESIAERIFNIQLRSLHKSLNRLGMSLSISDEAVKNLALGGFSSKYGARQISGVIRSQLARPISKMIVREEVKTGQTLKVDWNETNDKIEWKVE, from the coding sequence ATGGGAGTATTAGTTACGAACGAAACTGTAAAGCAGCTTTTTCACATTGCGCAGTCCATCGCCAGAGAAAATTATAATGCAACTTACGACGGGCCACATATTCTGCAGGCTTTAATGCATAAGGACATCGGGCTCAATGAGTTCCTGAAAAATATCGACAAAGATCCCGGATATTTCTATGAATGGGCAGATGTAAGAATCGAAGATTATCCCAAAACAACCCATCTTCCAAGTGAAGTTGGTGAGGGCGAATTTGTAGATCAGATTCTTGAAGAAGCAGACGATATCAGATTAAAATTAGGCTTGGATGAAATTACCCCAATTTGTATTCTAACAGCCATTGTAAAACCGCAGGTTGCGTTTACCTTACAGCAACTTAAATCTCTACCTCTCAGAGAACACGAAATTTTTAATTTATACAGAAAAGATACCCCTTACAACTCATCAGAAAATAGTGAAATTTCATCTCTTTTTTCTAATGGAGCAGACTATTCTGACAATTCTTTTCCTTCCATCAAAAGTTATTGTATAGACAGAACTGCACAAGCAAAACAGGGAACTTTAGAAAACATCATTGGCCGAGATAAAGAGCTGAGAATGTTGGTGGAAATTCTTTGCCGAAGAACCAAACCCAACGTGATTATCATCGGCGAACCCGGCGTTGGAAAAACAGCTTTGGTAGAAGGTTTTGCTACAGAAATTATCAAAGGAAATGTTCCCGAAATGCTGAAAAATGCGACACTTTTAGAATTGGACACGGGAGCTTTACTGGCAGGAACTTCTTATAAAGGAGAAATTGAAGACCGTCTGAAAAAAGTAATCAATGAGTGCAAAAAGATTGAAAAAGCAATTCTTTTTATTGATGAAATTCATGCACTTTTAGATCCGAAAGGAAGCATCGGAAACATTGGAAATATCCTGAAACCTGAGTTGGCAAGAGGCGAAATTACCGTCATCGGAGCGACTACTCAGGAAGAATACAGAAAAATAATCGAGCCGGAACAGGCTTTTAACCGACGGTTTGAAGTTCTTACCGTCAACGAACCGGATGAACAGACCTGTGTGAAAATGATCAATGTTCTTTTAGATGGTTATAAAAAACATCACGCCATTGAGGTCGACAAATCTGCTTTACCTGAGTGCGTACGTTTGGCAAAAAGATATGCGAAAGGTAAAAAATTGCCGGATGCAGCGATCGATTTGCTTGACCGAACGATGGCTGCCATCAAAATGCTCGACGAACTTTCAGAAAAAGAACTTCAGGACTGGAAGGAAAATTACGAAAATATTCTGAAAGAAGAGTTTCTGGATGATAAAGATAAAGCCGACGAACTGATCTGGAATTATAATTTATTGAGAGACAAAATAAGTCCGATTTTGTGGGGTTCTTTGAGAGAGCAGCCACAGATTGATAACTCAATGCCGATTGAGCATCTTCAAAAAGTGATTAAAGATACTTTTACAGAATTGATAGAACATGCTTCGATAAAAAGAGAAAAGGTAGGAAAATTGGAATTGGCGGCTGTAATGGCAGCGAAAACCAATATCCCGATTGGTAAACTTCAGGCTCAGGAAAAAGAGAAATTGCTTAATATGGAATCTCTTTTATTGAATAGAGTTGTCGGTCAGGATCATGCATTAAAAGTTCTATCAGACGCGATCGTTGAAAACCGAAGCGGATTAAACAAACCCGGACAACCAATCGGATCATTTTTTCTTCTCGGACCAACCGGAACAGGAAAAACAGAACTTGCAAAATCTATGGCAGAATTGCTTTTTAATGATGAAAAAGCGATGGTGCGTTTCGATATGTCAGAATTTAAAGAAGAACATTCTGCGGCACTTTTATACGGTGCGCCTCCTGGATACGTAGGTTACGAAGAAGGAGGAATGTTGGTGAATAAAATCCGTCAGCAGCCTTATACCGTTGTTTTGTTTGATGAAATTGAAAAAGCTCATCATTCGGTTTTTGATGTGTTTTTACAGATCATGGATGAAGGAAAAGTGCATGATAAGTTAGGCAAAGAAGGAGATTTCAGCAACGCTTTAATTTTATTTACTTCAAATATCGGAAGCGAGGAAATTGTAAAGCAGTTTGAAGAAGGTAATATCCCGGAATCGTCTTCTCTGATGCAAATTATGTCTAATTCTGGTAGATTCAGACCTGAATTTCTGGCTAGAATTACCGAAATTATTCCTTTTGCGCCAATCACAGAATCAATTGCTGAAAGAATTTTTAATATTCAGTTAAGATCTCTTCACAAATCTCTCAATAGATTAGGAATGTCGCTTTCTATATCAGACGAAGCTGTGAAAAATCTGGCACTGGGAGGATTCAGCAGTAAATATGGAGCAAGACAAATTTCAGGTGTAATCAGATCTCAACTGGCAAGACCGATCTCAAAAATGATCGTTCGGGAAGAAGTAAAAACCGGACAAACGCTAAAGGTTGACTGGAATGAAACCAATGATAAAATCGAGTGGAAAGTTGAATAA
- a CDS encoding lytic transglycosylase domain-containing protein has product MKVFTKIIFPVLFLSCFQALQAQFLSATDTSESTVRKYKSIINTNKEIVQFIENSLASKGLPKHLRNLALIESHFDRNITSHAGAVGVWQFMTAHANQYGLTEDRRNDLYRSTKVAVVSLGNLYKKYNNWVTVVAAYNCGEGNIAKAMQSANSTQYHIFSKYLPAETINHVKKYLNACYATGELSGVLTNYNNSRMKALFESRTGVKEGSSLSETEINAGFNLKIIAEELKIDLAELLAWNPGIEEELQSSGESTFYLPTDLMPDFLLRKNKILSRSVKEGIK; this is encoded by the coding sequence ATGAAAGTTTTTACGAAAATAATTTTCCCGGTTTTATTTTTATCCTGTTTTCAAGCACTTCAGGCGCAATTTCTTTCTGCTACAGATACTTCAGAAAGCACGGTGAGAAAATATAAAAGTATTATTAATACAAATAAAGAGATCGTTCAGTTTATAGAAAATTCTCTTGCCAGTAAAGGTCTTCCAAAACATTTGAGAAATTTAGCTTTAATTGAATCTCACTTTGATCGCAATATCACCTCACATGCAGGAGCTGTGGGAGTTTGGCAGTTTATGACGGCTCATGCCAATCAATATGGGCTCACAGAAGACCGCCGTAATGATTTGTACCGAAGTACAAAAGTGGCCGTGGTTTCATTGGGAAATTTATACAAAAAATACAATAATTGGGTAACCGTTGTCGCAGCCTACAATTGCGGTGAAGGCAATATTGCGAAAGCAATGCAGTCTGCAAATTCTACGCAGTACCATATTTTTTCTAAATATTTGCCGGCAGAAACCATCAATCATGTAAAAAAATATCTTAATGCATGTTACGCAACGGGTGAATTGAGTGGAGTTTTGACCAACTATAATAACTCAAGGATGAAAGCTCTTTTTGAATCTCGTACGGGCGTGAAAGAAGGTTCGTCGCTTTCGGAAACTGAGATTAACGCAGGCTTTAATCTGAAAATTATTGCTGAAGAACTGAAAATTGATCTTGCGGAATTGCTGGCGTGGAATCCCGGAATTGAAGAAGAACTGCAGAGTAGTGGTGAGAGTACATTTTATCTTCCTACTGATCTTATGCCGGATTTTCTTCTTCGAAAAAATAAAATACTTTCCCGTTCTGTAAAAGAAGGAATTAAATAA